The nucleotide window CCCTGTTTTCGCCTTTTATTTTACCCTATTGATGAAGCGTTACTTCCTGGGGCCGCTGGCCTTCCTGTTGCCAGTGGCTGCTGCCTCAGCTCAAAGCTTTGCCGTGACGGGCCTGCTGCCCGCCGCCAATTCTACTGCCATGCCGCGCACCGGCAGCGTAAGCGTCCGGTTTTCGCAGCCGCTGGCCGCCGATGCGGCCACGGCCGGTGGCCTGAAAGTGTTCAGCAGCCAATATTCGGGGCTGTTGCCAGGCACCACGACTGTGGCTGCCAATAGCCTCACCTTTCAGCCCGCTAACGGCTTCCGGCCCGGCGAGAAAGTACTGGTGAGCGTGCCCACCACGGTACGCAGCAGCACTGGTACTACCCTGGCCCGCCCCACAGTGTACGAACTGACTGCCGCCGCCCAGGGGGCAGCGGTACGTTTGCGGCCCCGGTTACGCTGGCTATGGGCAACGGCCCCTTCAACGTGACGACCGGCGACGTGAATAACGACGGCCCCCTGGACTTGGTGACGGCCAACCTGGGCGGCAGTGACGTAAGCATACGCCTCAATAACGGGCAGGGGACGTTCGGGGGAACCATTAGCGTGCGAGTCGGCGGTATTCCGTTCTGGGTGCTGCTAGGCGACGTGGACGGGGATAGAGACCTGGATATTCTCACGGCCAACTACGGCACCGGCACCGTAAGCATCCGGCCCAACGATGGCCGGGGCGTGTTTGGAGCAGGCAGCGACTTGCCCGTGGGCATCCAGCCCCGGCACCTGGCCCTGACCGACGTGGACGGGGACGGCGACCTGGATATTCTGGCCGTGGGCGACGGAGCCAATCCGGGGCTGCGCATGCTGCGCAATAACGGCGCGGGCACCTTCGCGGCTGCGGAGGTGGTCGTAACCGGCAGTGCGCCGTGGTTTGTGGCCCCGCCGACGTGGAGGGCGACGGTGACCAGGATGCGCTGGTAATCAACTATGACGTGGAGGGCACCGTGGACTTGCTGCGCAACGACGGAAACGGCGGTTTTGTCCGCTCTGTGGCCCTGCGCCTGGGTGGCGAGTTAAGCAACATGGCCACAGCCGATATGGACGCCGACGGCGACCTGGACCTGCTTATCACGAATATCAGAAACAGCACGGTGACGCTGGCCCGCAACGATGGACAAGGCGCCTTCAGTGTAGTCAGTACGTTTCTGGCCCTTGGAATGCCCCGCGTGGTGGTGCCCGCCGATGTGAACGGAGACGGGGCCCCCGACGTCGTGGTAAGCTGCCAGGGCACGGACCAAGTGCTGGTAGCCCTCAATAATGGCACCGGGCAGCTGACGCTCAGTGCTACCCTTACTACGGGCCGCGAACCAATCGGCGTAACGACCGGCGACATCGACACCGACGGCGACCTGGATGTGCTGGTTGCTAACATTAGCAGCGGAAGTGTGTCGACCTGGCTCAACAACGCGGCTGGCCCCACCCTGAGCACCAAAGCCGGGCAGGAGGCAGCTCGCTTGCAGCTGGCGCCCAACCCGGCCCATCAGGCGGCCCGCGTACAGGTACCCACTGGGACAACTCAGGTACAGATTTTTAGTAGCCTGGGGCAGCTGGTACACAGCCAGGCCGTGGGGGCAGGCCAAGCCGAGGTAACAGTGCCGTTGGCCGGGCTGCCGGCGGGCGTATACCTGGTGCGGGCCGGGCAAGCCGTGGCGCGGCTGGTGGTGGAGTAGGACCGGCGCGCCAACCCCGAGTAAGACCTAACCGGTAGCGGCCCGCTCACAACTCGAAACGCCCCACCTGGCACGGAGCCGGGTGGGGCGTTTCTTTT belongs to Hymenobacter cellulosilyticus and includes:
- a CDS encoding Ig-like domain-containing protein, whose product is MKRYFLGPLAFLLPVAAASAQSFAVTGLLPAANSTAMPRTGSVSVRFSQPLAADAATAGGLKVFSSQYSGLLPGTTTVAANSLTFQPANGFRPGEKVLVSVPTTVRSSTGTTLARPTVYELTAAAQGAAVRLRPRLRWLWATAPST
- a CDS encoding FG-GAP repeat domain-containing protein yields the protein MGNGPFNVTTGDVNNDGPLDLVTANLGGSDVSIRLNNGQGTFGGTISVRVGGIPFWVLLGDVDGDRDLDILTANYGTGTVSIRPNDGRGVFGAGSDLPVGIQPRHLALTDVDGDGDLDILAVGDGANPGLRMLRNNGAGTFAAAEVVVTGSAPWFVAPPTWRATVTRMRW
- a CDS encoding FG-GAP-like repeat-containing protein, which gives rise to MVCGPADVEGDGDQDALVINYDVEGTVDLLRNDGNGGFVRSVALRLGGELSNMATADMDADGDLDLLITNIRNSTVTLARNDGQGAFSVVSTFLALGMPRVVVPADVNGDGAPDVVVSCQGTDQVLVALNNGTGQLTLSATLTTGREPIGVTTGDIDTDGDLDVLVANISSGSVSTWLNNAAGPTLSTKAGQEAARLQLAPNPAHQAARVQVPTGTTQVQIFSSLGQLVHSQAVGAGQAEVTVPLAGLPAGVYLVRAGQAVARLVVE